From the Amycolatopsis thermoflava N1165 genome, one window contains:
- a CDS encoding cysteine desulfurase gives MTTTAAANTPLDVAALRADFPILSRTVRDGKPLVYLDSGATSQRPTQVLDAERRFLETSNAAVHRGAHQLAEEATDAYEYARARTGEFVGADPGELVFTKNATEGINLVAYAMSNAATAGPEAERFRIGPGDEIVITAMEHHANLVPWQQLCQRTGATLRWFDLTDTFRLDLSNLDELVNERTKIVAFAHQSNVLGTINPVEPIVRRAREVGALTLLDACQSVPHFPVDFHALGVDFAVFSGHKMLAPSGIGVLYGRRELLEAMPPFLTGGSMIELVTMERTTFAPPPQKFEAGVPMTSQAVGLGAAVDYLTAIGMDRVAAHEHALVEAALAGIAEIPGVRLIGPGDSADRGATVAFVVDGVHPHDAGQVLDSLGIAVRVGHHCAWPLHRVCQVPATVRATFYLYNDLSEVDALLGGVREAQKFFGVA, from the coding sequence ATGACCACCACAGCCGCGGCCAACACGCCTTTGGACGTCGCTGCGCTGCGCGCCGACTTCCCCATCCTGTCGCGCACCGTGCGCGACGGGAAACCCCTGGTGTACCTGGACTCCGGCGCCACCTCGCAGCGGCCCACCCAGGTGCTGGACGCCGAGCGCCGGTTCCTGGAGACCTCGAACGCGGCGGTGCACCGCGGTGCGCACCAGCTCGCCGAAGAGGCCACCGACGCCTACGAGTACGCCCGCGCCCGCACCGGCGAGTTCGTCGGCGCGGACCCGGGCGAGCTGGTGTTCACCAAGAACGCCACCGAGGGCATCAACCTCGTCGCGTACGCGATGAGCAACGCGGCGACCGCGGGCCCCGAGGCCGAGCGGTTCCGCATCGGGCCGGGCGACGAGATCGTCATCACGGCGATGGAGCACCACGCGAACCTGGTGCCCTGGCAGCAGCTGTGCCAGCGCACCGGCGCGACGCTGCGGTGGTTCGACCTGACCGACACGTTCCGGCTGGACCTGTCCAACCTGGACGAGCTGGTCAACGAGCGCACCAAGATCGTCGCGTTCGCGCACCAGTCCAACGTGCTCGGCACGATCAACCCGGTCGAGCCGATCGTCCGCCGGGCCCGTGAGGTGGGCGCGCTGACGCTGCTGGACGCGTGCCAGTCGGTGCCGCACTTCCCGGTCGACTTCCACGCCCTCGGCGTGGACTTCGCGGTGTTCTCCGGGCACAAGATGCTGGCCCCGTCCGGCATCGGCGTGCTCTACGGGCGCCGCGAGCTGCTCGAAGCGATGCCGCCGTTCCTCACCGGCGGGTCGATGATCGAGCTGGTCACCATGGAGCGCACCACGTTCGCGCCGCCGCCGCAGAAGTTCGAGGCCGGCGTGCCGATGACGTCGCAGGCCGTCGGGCTCGGTGCCGCCGTGGACTACCTGACCGCGATCGGCATGGATCGGGTGGCCGCGCACGAGCACGCGCTCGTCGAGGCCGCGCTGGCCGGGATCGCCGAGATCCCCGGTGTCCGGCTGATCGGTCCCGGGGACAGCGCCGACCGGGGCGCGACCGTCGCGTTCGTCGTCGACGGGGTGCACCCGCACGACGCCGGCCAGGTGCTGGACAGCCTGGGCATCGCGGTGCGCGTCGGCCACCACTGCGCGTGGCCGCTGCACCGGGTCTGCCAGGTGCCCGCCACCGTGCGGGCGACGTTCTACCTGTACAACGATCTGTCCGAAGTGGACGCGCTGCTCGGTGGTGTCCGCGAGGCGCAGAAGTTCTTCGGGGTGGCGTAG
- the sufU gene encoding Fe-S cluster assembly sulfur transfer protein SufU, with protein sequence MNLESMYQEIILDHYKNPHGHGLREPFDAESFQVNPTCGDEITLRLKVEGDKVADVSYEGQGCSISQASASVLTDLVTGHTVSEALSTMDTFVEMMQSRGQIEPDEDVLEDAVAFAGVSKYPARVKCALLGWMAFKDALTRTNGAEK encoded by the coding sequence GTGAACCTGGAGAGCATGTACCAGGAGATCATCCTGGACCACTACAAGAACCCGCACGGCCACGGCCTGCGGGAGCCCTTCGACGCGGAGTCGTTCCAGGTGAACCCCACCTGCGGCGACGAGATCACCCTGCGGCTGAAGGTCGAGGGCGACAAGGTCGCCGACGTCTCCTACGAGGGGCAGGGTTGCTCGATCAGCCAGGCGTCCGCGTCGGTGCTGACCGATCTGGTGACCGGTCACACCGTGTCGGAGGCGCTGTCCACGATGGACACCTTCGTGGAGATGATGCAGAGCCGCGGCCAGATCGAGCCGGACGAGGATGTGCTGGAGGACGCGGTCGCCTTCGCCGGGGTGTCGAAGTACCCGGCGCGGGTGAAGTGCGCCCTGCTGGGCTGGATGGCGTTCAAGGATGCGCTGACCCGCACGAACGGAGCCGAGAAGTGA
- a CDS encoding metal-sulfur cluster assembly factor has product MTEEQTREGRTAEDLPEQAQPPAADVAKIEDIEEAMRDVVDPELGINVVDLGLVYDIRVEQDNTATIDMTLTSAACPLTDVIEDQTASVLVGQAGVVKDFRINWVWMPPWGPEKITDDGREQLRALGFTV; this is encoded by the coding sequence GTGACCGAGGAGCAGACGCGCGAAGGCCGCACCGCGGAGGACCTGCCCGAGCAGGCGCAGCCGCCTGCCGCGGACGTGGCCAAGATCGAGGACATCGAGGAGGCCATGCGGGACGTCGTCGACCCCGAGCTCGGCATCAACGTGGTCGACCTCGGGCTGGTCTACGACATCCGCGTGGAGCAGGACAACACCGCCACGATCGACATGACGCTGACCTCGGCGGCCTGCCCGCTGACCGACGTGATCGAGGACCAGACGGCCTCGGTGCTGGTCGGCCAGGCCGGCGTGGTGAAGGACTTCCGGATCAACTGGGTCTGGATGCCGCCGTGGGGCCCGGAAAAGATCACCGACGACGGCCGGGAGCAGCTCCGGGCGCTGGGCTTCACCGTCTAG
- a CDS encoding GGDEF domain-containing protein: protein MVALEALARPAEGSVHELLDTARRERRLVETDIALACDAVRAEADQQTLLPLHLNITAATAAAPAVDPLLDTLARVGKRPREVVLEVGPPFCSVWPEQLLAGLHRLGELGFRLALDGLGRGDLPFAMLAAAPVDVLKLDRSVLRGLPGDAGSVAVVESLLHFTARTSARLVATGVETEAQLGAVRRLGVRIAQGNLFAPARDGVHLGHLLTPAIPDPEERLTPGPLTTPRVRDFLRPASTLPHNATCDDVRTALAAGDAPSGIVGIDDDGRPRWSIDRTRFLVSVTGPYGHALHAKRSAERLADTPHTIHADAGALELLELVTDADWGRTGDDVVVVDDAGRCLGVVLVTEVVRGVAEAKVEEAAALNPLTRLPGSDTVARDVDRRIGSREAFVAAWLDVDSFKAVNDNAGFAAGDDLIRAIGRTLTDLASRLPRMVVSHVGGDDFLIACDVDEIGTIAGALLDTPWTAEGMPVTVSLATLVCATATIESYREASRLLAPLKKQAKSVPGSSWVLGRPGSERVEVLRGRSRHALPEQRPAGPVGLSRAG from the coding sequence ATGGTCGCGCTCGAAGCGCTGGCCCGCCCCGCCGAGGGGTCCGTGCACGAACTGCTCGACACCGCGCGCCGCGAGCGGCGGCTCGTCGAGACCGACATCGCACTGGCGTGCGACGCCGTCCGCGCGGAAGCCGACCAGCAGACGCTGCTGCCGCTGCACCTGAACATCACGGCCGCCACCGCGGCCGCGCCCGCGGTGGATCCCCTGCTCGACACCCTCGCCCGCGTCGGCAAGCGGCCGCGCGAGGTGGTGCTGGAGGTCGGGCCGCCGTTCTGCTCGGTGTGGCCCGAACAGCTGCTCGCCGGCCTGCACCGGCTCGGCGAGCTGGGTTTCCGGCTGGCGCTGGACGGTCTCGGCCGCGGCGACCTGCCGTTCGCGATGCTCGCGGCGGCGCCGGTGGACGTCCTCAAACTCGACCGCAGCGTGCTGCGCGGCCTCCCCGGCGACGCAGGCTCGGTCGCGGTCGTCGAGTCCCTGCTGCACTTCACGGCCCGCACCAGTGCGCGACTGGTGGCGACCGGGGTCGAGACCGAGGCGCAGCTGGGAGCGGTGCGCCGCCTGGGGGTGCGCATCGCTCAGGGCAACCTGTTCGCCCCCGCCCGGGACGGGGTCCACCTGGGGCACCTGCTGACCCCGGCCATCCCGGACCCGGAGGAGCGCCTCACGCCGGGGCCGCTCACCACGCCGCGCGTGCGGGACTTCCTGCGCCCGGCGAGCACCCTGCCGCACAACGCGACCTGCGACGACGTGCGCACCGCGCTGGCCGCGGGCGACGCGCCCAGCGGCATCGTCGGGATCGACGACGACGGGCGGCCGCGGTGGTCCATCGACCGCACCCGGTTCCTGGTGTCGGTCACCGGCCCGTACGGGCACGCCCTGCACGCGAAGCGCAGCGCGGAGCGGCTCGCGGACACGCCGCACACGATCCACGCCGACGCCGGGGCGCTGGAGCTGCTGGAGCTGGTGACCGACGCGGACTGGGGCCGCACCGGCGACGACGTGGTGGTGGTCGACGACGCGGGCCGCTGCCTCGGTGTGGTGCTGGTGACCGAGGTGGTGCGCGGGGTCGCCGAGGCGAAGGTCGAGGAGGCGGCGGCGCTGAACCCGCTGACGCGGCTGCCGGGCAGCGACACGGTGGCGCGAGACGTGGACCGGCGGATCGGCAGCCGGGAGGCGTTCGTCGCGGCGTGGCTGGACGTCGACTCGTTCAAGGCGGTCAACGACAACGCCGGTTTCGCCGCCGGGGACGACCTGATCCGCGCGATCGGGCGCACCCTGACGGACCTGGCGTCGCGGCTGCCGCGGATGGTGGTGAGCCACGTCGGCGGTGACGACTTCCTGATCGCCTGCGACGTGGACGAGATCGGCACGATCGCGGGCGCGCTGCTGGACACGCCGTGGACCGCGGAGGGCATGCCGGTGACCGTGTCGCTGGCGACGCTGGTCTGCGCCACGGCGACGATCGAGTCCTACCGCGAGGCGTCGCGGCTGCTGGCGCCGCTGAAGAAGCAGGCCAAGTCGGTGCCGGGGTCGAGCTGGGTGCTGGGCCGCCCGGGCTCCGAGCGGGTCGAGGTGCTGCGCGGCCGTTCGCGGCACGCGCTGCCGGAGCAACGACCAGCCGGTCCGGTGGGATTGAGCCGCGCCGGGTAG
- a CDS encoding deoxyguanosinetriphosphate triphosphohydrolase family protein: protein MRMEPDPRTLRRENASEPAWSDLADNPFRADRDRIVVSPFFARLGGVTQVVSAAGSGLLHNRLTHSLKVAQVARAISQRLLSSVDSAELIGKLGGLDPDVAEAAALAHDLGHPPFGHLGEQVLDRIARHRFSLPDGFEGNAQTFRIITTTDVRGPAAVGLDLTAAVRAAVLKYPWARLHWPDPHPAAMRIPPRGAAEPDEAPGTGSSKFSAYCTELDDVVAARRPFAGRIEPWQQTVEASVMDTADDLAYAIHDIQDFHRIGVLQHAPVAAELGEWLDHAVELAGLDNATLAAQIRRPGRSLEQLRRRMHAKDAWIVDDDAFAHAVSRIRAELVDGLLAEPFDGSIEAEQATAAFSARWTHRLVDGVIVLPSPSSRAGHVSLRTAQWHEVQVLKFVHRRFVLLRPELALHQRGQASLLTTLVDALDAWLADRDEVSRLPRRLHDLVELAQSEFEDLARNAPELLVGATGEPVAGADAVRGLARGRAVIDFVSSLTDKQAVSLLDALSGRSGQPWSDSFVL from the coding sequence ATGCGCATGGAACCCGATCCGCGGACGCTACGCCGGGAGAACGCCAGCGAACCGGCGTGGTCCGACCTGGCCGACAACCCCTTCCGGGCCGACCGGGACCGCATCGTGGTGTCGCCGTTCTTCGCCCGGCTCGGCGGCGTGACCCAGGTGGTCAGCGCGGCCGGGTCCGGGCTGCTGCACAACCGGCTCACACACAGTCTCAAGGTCGCCCAGGTCGCCCGCGCCATCTCGCAGCGGCTGCTGTCCTCGGTGGACTCCGCCGAGCTGATCGGCAAGCTCGGCGGGCTCGACCCGGACGTCGCCGAGGCCGCCGCGCTCGCCCACGACCTGGGGCACCCGCCGTTCGGGCATCTGGGGGAGCAGGTGCTGGACCGCATCGCCCGGCACCGGTTCTCGCTGCCGGACGGGTTCGAGGGCAACGCGCAGACGTTCCGGATCATCACCACGACCGACGTGCGTGGCCCGGCGGCGGTCGGGCTCGACCTCACCGCGGCCGTGCGGGCGGCGGTGCTGAAGTACCCGTGGGCGCGGCTGCACTGGCCCGACCCGCACCCGGCCGCGATGCGCATCCCGCCGCGGGGCGCGGCGGAGCCGGACGAGGCGCCGGGCACCGGGTCGAGCAAGTTCTCCGCGTACTGCACCGAGCTGGACGACGTGGTGGCCGCGCGCAGGCCGTTCGCCGGGCGGATCGAGCCGTGGCAGCAGACCGTCGAGGCGTCCGTGATGGACACCGCCGACGACCTCGCCTACGCGATCCACGACATCCAGGACTTCCACCGCATCGGGGTCCTGCAGCACGCCCCGGTGGCCGCCGAGCTGGGGGAGTGGCTCGATCACGCGGTGGAGCTGGCCGGCCTGGACAACGCGACGCTCGCCGCGCAGATCCGCCGCCCCGGCCGTTCACTGGAGCAGCTGCGGCGGCGCATGCACGCCAAGGACGCGTGGATCGTCGACGACGACGCCTTCGCCCACGCGGTGTCGCGAATCCGCGCCGAGCTGGTCGACGGCCTGCTGGCGGAGCCGTTCGACGGTTCGATCGAAGCGGAGCAGGCCACCGCGGCGTTCTCCGCGCGGTGGACGCACCGGCTGGTGGACGGCGTGATCGTGCTGCCGTCACCGTCCAGCCGGGCCGGGCACGTGTCCCTGCGGACCGCACAGTGGCACGAGGTGCAGGTGCTGAAGTTCGTGCACCGCCGCTTCGTGCTGCTGCGCCCGGAACTGGCCCTCCACCAGCGCGGACAGGCGTCACTGCTCACGACGCTGGTCGACGCGCTCGACGCGTGGCTCGCCGACCGGGACGAGGTGTCGCGGTTGCCCAGGCGCCTGCACGACCTGGTCGAGCTGGCGCAGTCGGAGTTCGAGGACCTGGCCCGGAACGCACCCGAACTGCTGGTCGGAGCGACGGGCGAGCCGGTCGCCGGCGCCGACGCCGTGCGGGGACTGGCCAGGGGGAGGGCGGTGATCGACTTCGTGTCGTCGCTGACGGACAAGCAGGCGGTCAGCCTGCTGGACGCACTGTCCGGCCGATCCGGCCAGCCCTGGTCGGACAGCTTCGTGCTCTGA
- a CDS encoding ABC-F family ATP-binding cassette domain-containing protein, protein MITATGLELRAGSRILLSDTTLRIQPGDRIGLVGRNGAGKTTTLKVLAGEGEPYAGEVRRGSELGYLPQDPREGDLSVTAKDRVLSARGLDALLRDMEKAQTAMSELVDDAERDKAIRRYGRLEERFASLGGYAAESEAARICANLGLADRVLAQPLRTLSGGQRRRVELARILFAASDVGASGRSDTILLLDEPTNHLDADSINWLRGFLKGHEGGLVVISHDVELLAEVVNKVWFLDATRGELDNYNMTWNRYLEARATDEKRRRRERANAEKKAAALQAQAAKLGAKATKAVAAKNMARRAEQMLASLDDQRQADKVAHIKFPAPAPCGRTPLTAEGLSKSYGSLEIFTGVDLAIDRGTKVVVLGLNGAGKTTLLRLLGGMEKPDTGSVEAGHGLRLGYYAQEHETLDHDASVWENIRHLAPDTGAQELRNLLGSFLFTGEQLDQPAGTLSGGEKTRLALAGLVSSAANVLLLDEPTNNLDPASREQVLNALRSYTGAVVLVTHDPGAVEALEPERVILLPDGTEDHWSDDYLELVQLA, encoded by the coding sequence TTGATCACGGCCACCGGCCTCGAACTGCGCGCCGGGTCGCGCATTCTGCTTTCCGACACCACCCTGCGCATCCAGCCGGGCGATCGCATCGGCCTGGTCGGGCGCAACGGCGCCGGCAAGACCACCACCCTGAAGGTCCTCGCGGGCGAGGGGGAGCCCTACGCGGGCGAGGTGCGCCGCGGCAGCGAGCTCGGCTACCTGCCCCAGGACCCGCGCGAGGGCGACCTCTCCGTCACGGCCAAGGACCGCGTCCTGTCCGCCCGCGGTCTCGACGCCCTGCTGCGAGACATGGAGAAGGCCCAGACCGCCATGTCCGAGCTGGTCGACGACGCCGAACGGGACAAGGCGATCCGCCGCTACGGCCGCCTCGAGGAGCGCTTCGCCTCGCTGGGCGGGTACGCCGCCGAGAGCGAAGCCGCCCGCATCTGCGCCAACCTCGGCCTGGCCGACCGCGTCCTCGCCCAGCCGCTGCGCACCCTCTCCGGCGGCCAGCGCCGCCGCGTCGAGCTGGCGCGCATCCTGTTCGCCGCCTCCGACGTGGGCGCTTCTGGCCGCTCGGACACCATCCTGCTGCTCGACGAGCCGACCAACCACCTCGACGCCGACTCGATCAACTGGCTGCGCGGCTTCCTCAAGGGCCATGAGGGCGGTCTCGTGGTGATCAGTCACGACGTCGAGCTGCTGGCCGAGGTCGTCAACAAGGTCTGGTTCCTCGACGCCACCCGCGGCGAGCTGGACAACTACAACATGACCTGGAACCGCTACCTGGAAGCGCGGGCGACCGACGAGAAGCGCCGCCGCCGCGAGCGGGCCAACGCCGAGAAGAAGGCCGCCGCCCTGCAGGCCCAGGCCGCGAAACTCGGCGCGAAGGCCACCAAGGCCGTCGCGGCGAAGAACATGGCCCGCCGCGCCGAGCAGATGCTCGCGAGCCTGGACGACCAGCGCCAGGCCGACAAGGTCGCGCACATCAAGTTCCCGGCCCCGGCCCCGTGCGGGCGCACCCCGCTCACCGCCGAGGGACTGTCCAAATCGTACGGCTCGCTGGAGATCTTCACCGGCGTCGACCTCGCGATCGACCGCGGCACCAAGGTCGTCGTGCTCGGCCTCAACGGCGCGGGCAAGACCACCCTGCTGCGCCTGCTCGGCGGCATGGAGAAACCCGACACCGGCAGCGTCGAAGCCGGCCACGGGCTGCGCCTCGGCTACTACGCGCAGGAACACGAGACGCTGGACCACGACGCCAGCGTGTGGGAGAACATCCGCCACCTCGCCCCCGACACCGGCGCGCAGGAGCTGCGGAACCTGCTGGGCTCGTTCCTGTTCACCGGTGAGCAACTCGACCAACCCGCAGGCACCCTCTCCGGCGGCGAGAAGACCCGGCTCGCGCTCGCGGGCCTGGTGTCCAGCGCCGCCAACGTGCTGCTGCTCGACGAGCCGACCAACAACCTCGACCCGGCCAGCCGCGAACAGGTGCTCAACGCCCTGCGCAGCTACACCGGCGCCGTCGTGCTGGTCACCCACGACCCGGGCGCGGTCGAGGCGCTGGAGCCCGAACGCGTGATCCTGTTGCCCGACGGCACGGAGGATCACTGGTCGGATGATTACTTGGAACTCGTCCAGTTGGCGTGA
- a CDS encoding helix-turn-helix domain-containing protein, whose product MADLKKGARITGSTRDKLAADLKKKYEKGASIRALAESTGRSYGFVHRVLSESGVQLRGRGGATRAKKK is encoded by the coding sequence GTGGCTGACCTGAAGAAGGGCGCGCGGATCACCGGCAGTACGCGTGACAAGCTGGCCGCTGACCTGAAGAAGAAATACGAGAAGGGTGCCAGCATTCGAGCCCTGGCCGAGTCGACCGGACGCTCGTACGGCTTTGTGCACCGCGTGCTTTCCGAATCCGGTGTGCAGTTGCGCGGACGCGGCGGGGCGACGCGCGCTAAGAAGAAGTAG
- a CDS encoding glycosyltransferase 87 family protein, producing the protein MTTERTEVRRPVPAAALDRWRALLAAHPLTVDLVFYLGCTVYAIALALTNQFYGFRIWGSCAAFGYGFATAHTGWLIATRRQGGLLRSRWVGIAGIGVLSMLLPLTVLVVRRLTGTDWLNTPFSWSAQPEVWVIERSASLLLDNGTPYVDVEALTRAPEVNDYTPYGPVMAVFGLPRALFGGSPVADALTDARLVFALTACVCAWLTIRLSRTPRVPVRAAQFAMACPLTALTWAVAGPDLAIVGLMLVAAALAARDRPAAGGIVLALVISAKLIVAPAAVVLAVLVFARLGGRALARFLTTTVVACAVLNIPVFLVNPRAFVEHVIRFPAGLGQVTSPAASPLPGYLIASTGPAGKVAAFVLLAGAAAAILVWLLRRPPVAGSDALWRIAVGLGAFTLLTPATRFGYLVYPCVLLGAMLCFRRAEAGGARPTSS; encoded by the coding sequence ATGACCACTGAGCGCACCGAGGTGCGCCGGCCGGTCCCCGCCGCCGCCCTCGACCGCTGGCGGGCCCTGCTCGCCGCGCACCCGCTGACCGTCGACCTGGTCTTCTACCTCGGGTGCACCGTCTACGCAATCGCGCTGGCCCTCACCAACCAGTTCTACGGCTTCCGCATCTGGGGCTCGTGCGCCGCGTTCGGCTACGGCTTCGCCACCGCCCACACCGGCTGGCTGATCGCCACCCGCCGGCAGGGCGGGCTGCTGCGCTCCCGCTGGGTGGGGATCGCCGGCATCGGCGTGCTGTCGATGCTGCTGCCCCTGACGGTCCTGGTGGTCCGGCGGCTCACCGGCACCGACTGGCTGAACACGCCGTTCTCCTGGAGCGCCCAGCCCGAGGTGTGGGTGATCGAGCGGTCGGCGAGCCTGCTGCTGGACAACGGCACGCCGTACGTGGACGTCGAGGCGCTCACCCGCGCGCCGGAGGTCAACGACTACACGCCCTACGGCCCGGTCATGGCCGTGTTCGGGCTGCCCCGCGCCCTGTTCGGCGGGAGCCCGGTGGCCGACGCGCTCACCGACGCGCGGCTGGTGTTCGCCCTGACCGCGTGCGTGTGCGCGTGGCTGACGATCCGGCTGTCCCGGACGCCGCGGGTTCCGGTACGCGCGGCGCAGTTCGCGATGGCGTGCCCGCTCACCGCGCTGACCTGGGCGGTCGCCGGGCCGGACCTGGCGATCGTCGGTCTGATGCTCGTCGCCGCCGCGCTCGCGGCCCGGGACCGTCCGGCGGCGGGCGGGATCGTCCTCGCGCTGGTGATCAGCGCGAAGCTCATCGTCGCACCGGCCGCGGTGGTGCTGGCCGTGCTCGTCTTCGCCCGCCTGGGCGGCAGGGCCCTGGCGCGCTTCCTCACCACGACGGTGGTCGCGTGCGCGGTGCTCAACATCCCGGTGTTCCTGGTGAACCCGCGGGCCTTCGTGGAGCACGTGATCCGGTTCCCGGCCGGCCTGGGCCAGGTGACGTCACCGGCGGCGAGCCCGCTGCCGGGCTATCTCATCGCCAGTACCGGACCGGCCGGGAAAGTGGCCGCGTTCGTCCTGCTCGCGGGCGCCGCTGCCGCGATCCTCGTCTGGTTGCTGCGGCGTCCGCCCGTGGCGGGGTCGGACGCGTTGTGGCGCATCGCCGTCGGGCTGGGAGCGTTCACGCTCCTGACGCCCGCGACGCGCTTCGGGTACCTGGTGTACCCGTGCGTGCTCCTCGGTGCGATGTTGTGCTTCCGCCGCGCCGAGGCCGGAGGTGCCCGGCCTACTTCTTCTTAG
- a CDS encoding ABC transporter ATP-binding protein: MDNTWSLMSSAMRAANAPKGLAPGTVRRVARFARPYWRSLLVFLALTVVSAVIAVSTPVLAGKVVDTIVGGKDAGLVVLLAVVVAGLAIADAGFGLVERWLSARIGEGLIYDLRRAVFEHVQRMPIAFFTRTRTGALVSRLNNDVIGAQRTFTATLSGLVTNVIQLVLSLAVMVTLSWQVTLLALVLLPVFVLPARRIGRRMADLQRESAQLNAGMTTQMTERFSAPGATLVKLFGRPKREVEDFGARAGRVRDIGVRTAMLTRWFMTSLTLVSALATALVYGLGGWLAIRGQLAPGTVVALALLLTRLYSPLTALANVRVDVMTALVSFERVFEVLDLDPMITEKPDARAVPEGGVSVEFDDVRFAYPAADKYSLASLEEVSTLDTRGGEEVLHGISFRAEPGQMVALVGSSGAGKSTIASLLPRLYDVDSGAIRLSDVDVRDLAFAAIRDTVGVVTQDGHLFHDTIRANLEYARPGVAEEEIWDALERARLAELVRSLPDGLDTLVGERGYRLSGGERQRLTIARLLLAHPRVIVLDEATAHLDSESEAAVSEALSHALEGRTALVIAHRLSTVRAADQILVVEAGRIVERGTHEELLAANGRYADLYHTQFAEEPAAAA; this comes from the coding sequence GTGGACAACACCTGGTCGTTGATGAGTTCGGCGATGCGCGCGGCGAACGCGCCGAAGGGCCTCGCGCCCGGAACCGTGCGGCGGGTCGCGCGCTTCGCCCGCCCGTACTGGCGCAGCCTGCTGGTCTTCCTGGCGCTGACCGTGGTGTCGGCGGTGATCGCGGTCAGCACGCCCGTGCTGGCGGGCAAGGTCGTCGACACGATCGTCGGCGGCAAGGACGCCGGCCTGGTCGTGCTGCTGGCCGTCGTCGTGGCCGGGCTGGCGATCGCCGACGCCGGGTTCGGGCTCGTCGAACGCTGGCTGTCCGCCCGCATCGGCGAGGGACTGATCTACGACCTGCGCCGCGCGGTGTTCGAGCACGTGCAGCGCATGCCGATCGCGTTCTTCACCCGCACCCGCACCGGCGCGCTGGTCAGCCGCCTGAACAACGACGTGATCGGCGCGCAGCGCACCTTCACCGCGACCCTGTCCGGCCTGGTCACCAACGTGATCCAGCTGGTGCTCTCGCTCGCGGTCATGGTCACCCTGTCCTGGCAGGTGACGCTGCTGGCGCTGGTGCTGCTGCCGGTGTTCGTGCTCCCCGCGCGCCGCATCGGCCGCCGGATGGCCGACCTGCAGCGCGAGTCGGCCCAGCTCAACGCCGGGATGACCACCCAGATGACCGAGCGGTTCTCCGCGCCGGGCGCGACGCTGGTGAAGCTGTTCGGGCGGCCGAAGCGGGAGGTCGAGGACTTCGGCGCCCGTGCCGGCCGGGTGCGGGACATCGGCGTGCGGACCGCGATGCTGACCCGCTGGTTCATGACCAGCCTCACCCTGGTCTCGGCCCTCGCGACGGCCCTGGTCTACGGGCTCGGCGGCTGGCTGGCGATCCGTGGCCAGCTCGCCCCGGGCACCGTCGTCGCCCTCGCGCTGCTGCTGACCAGGCTCTACAGCCCGCTGACCGCGCTGGCCAACGTCCGCGTGGACGTGATGACCGCGCTGGTGTCGTTCGAGCGGGTCTTCGAGGTGCTCGACCTGGATCCGATGATCACCGAGAAGCCGGACGCCCGCGCCGTGCCGGAGGGTGGCGTGTCGGTCGAGTTCGACGACGTCCGCTTCGCCTACCCGGCCGCCGACAAGTACTCGCTCGCCTCGCTGGAGGAGGTGTCCACACTGGACACACGTGGCGGCGAGGAGGTCCTGCACGGGATCAGCTTCCGTGCCGAACCGGGGCAGATGGTCGCGCTGGTCGGCTCGTCCGGAGCGGGCAAGTCGACTATCGCGTCGCTGCTGCCGCGCCTCTACGACGTCGACTCCGGCGCCATCCGGCTGTCCGATGTGGACGTCCGCGACCTGGCCTTCGCCGCGATCCGGGACACCGTCGGCGTGGTCACCCAGGACGGGCACCTGTTCCACGACACCATCCGCGCCAACCTGGAGTACGCGCGGCCGGGTGTCGCGGAGGAGGAGATCTGGGACGCGCTGGAGCGGGCGCGGCTCGCCGAGCTGGTCCGCAGCCTGCCCGACGGGCTGGACACGCTGGTGGGGGAGCGTGGCTACCGGCTCTCCGGCGGTGAACGGCAGCGGCTGACCATCGCCCGGCTCCTGCTGGCGCACCCCAGGGTGATCGTGCTGGACGAGGCGACCGCGCACCTGGACTCGGAGTCCGAGGCGGCGGTCAGCGAGGCCCTGTCGCACGCGCTGGAAGGCCGGACCGCGCTGGTCATCGCGCACCGGTTGTCGACCGTGCGGGCGGCCGACCAGATCCTGGTGGTCGAGGCCGGGCGCATCGTCGAACGCGGCACCCACGAGGAGCTGCTCGCCGCGAACGGCCGCTACGCCGACCTCTACCACACCCAGTTCGCCGAGGAGCCCGCCGCGGCGGCTTAG